The Dreissena polymorpha isolate Duluth1 chromosome 8, UMN_Dpol_1.0, whole genome shotgun sequence genome includes the window ACTCCTTATTACATTCAGCAGTATCttactttgaaatatatatacttttacaAATGGTATTGAGCTGATAacttttattcaataaatacCTCAAATTACAAGTTAACTGGTTTCCTCGATCTACCTTCTGATTCACCTGATTAAAAAAAGAAGAGTGTCTTGTCTAGAAATTTTATAGTGTCAACAATGTTCAGGCtaatgtttaaactaaaacaaatttggAGCATTCTACTGGTTTGATCTTAGAGTGCTgactaagggtgtcacgtttaaacggtcgcgtttcgtgtttaTCTGAATAACGTTTaccaaaacagtaaacgtttaaacgacagtcaatatcaatataataaatattgaggTGCAAATAACGTAGCCGATTAGCCGTACGAAGTATATCGATGACAAACTGCGAAATCCGGGTACTTGCGGTAAATCCGGGCTGCCGAATTCGgcaataatttatttctgattggtttgcggatggcacagacatgaacggaaactaacagaaaatcttcgctactttccgaaaatcttacaacttggcaacgaaacagtgcatatgccgccatcttgaaatatttaaagTGATTGATTAGCCAAGTCAAACACTgcggtagcatgttgaaaagcaatattttcaccaaattatatattgattacgtttttgctagttaactggtttttcattttctgcggtcAAACGATATGCGCATTGTATTTTATATGCAAAATACGTGCATTTGTTTCTGAGTGTCGTTTtcggaaacagtatttttcattgattttacattattttcgacgttctataaattgtttttatagaatgacgaatacacatgtggtgattcGGATggtctgttttataatattttatggttttaatatgacgtcattgagcgaatgggatatgcactgaatattacttccggaaataaaatactattttcggtttggaaatgcgatggtacCGATGCTTTTTAAACGGtcatagggataccgtttaaacggtaacgtttcgtttatttaatttcgtttaaacgtttattagaaaaatctgtaaacgtaaCCACCTTAGTGCTGACAAAAATAGTTTGTAGAGAGTAATGTATAAGTGATATGCTGCTGCATTTCCATTGATTGGACAGACTTCCAGAGACTTCGTAAGCCACTTTATGGCATTCGGTACATCATCGATCATACTGTAACAATATCCCATGATATTGTAATGCCGATGAAGTTCTACAGGCATTCCACTCGAACACTCTTCCCCATTTTCAACATATAACACCATCGACTTTAAATGTCTTAGTGATAGAGACAATTGCTCTGTATCTCTTAAGTTGAACGCAACCTGAAACTGCACATAACAGCCATACACAAGTGGATTAACTGAACAAAAACACCAATTAGATCTCCCACCCAAAAGAGCACATTCGTATTGTAAAGCAGGGGGCACGCAAGATATATCCGAACAACTGAACATAACATCAAAAGCGAGATCGTTTTCATTCGCCATATCTTCTACCGTTACAGTTTCATCCATATCCGGTGAAAGCAATGAACGCTTCCCACAAATAAATAAGCCAGGTGTCCCTTTGTATGGAATAGCTGCACGTCTGCCAAATAGGTCTTTCATAAATTTTTGGATAACACTATAATTTCTTGTTTGATAGTGATAcgttaataaatacatgtttgctGCCAGAACATCATGTTGCAATCCTGCTTCCAAGCACCGCTTTGACTCAGAGATGAGCTTACGTCGTATTTCTAGATCCGCTGTTTTCTTAGCTTCCACAAGAAAGATCATTCCAATACGAATGGACACGAACTTCAATGCAAAGTCACCCATCAATGTCTTCAGCATTTCATCCACTTCTTTAGCAACTTTCAATAAACTTTCAACACTTGTCTGCAAAAACATAATCCCTACTGTTACCTCCATACTGAGACATCGGGCATGGGTATATTTGTTACGTCGCAATTTCCTGTTCCCAGTTTCCAAAATAGCTGTACAGGCAGAAAGAAAGTCCACATTTGGTGCATTTTGTACAAACAACCGCAGTGATAATAGAAATTTACTACCGCATTTGTACCACCACTCACAGTTAATTAAAAAGCCAATGATATTCTCCTGTATGAGTTCAATTTCCGAGATGAGACGGTCCCTCACCATTTCTTCCTCCAGTTTGCCCGTAAAAAGATTTCGAGATCTCAGAAAATAATGCGACAAGTGCCTCTTCCGGATACATGTGATCAAGAAAGATAAACAAGCGTTCACAGAGTTAGTTAAATTTGATGGATCACAGACAGGGATTTCTTCAGATACCCAGTATACaatggttttcagatgaaaaGAATTAATTTCATCAGGGACAATTTTATCTAGAACCTCTCTCTTCAgcgttttaaaaataacatagcATTGAATTTGAACATCGCTGAAATTCCAGATAAGCTCTCGCTCTGGCAAGATGAAGGCAAACCGCCATTCTAGATGGCAATTCTCAGACTGCATACAACCCACCGGTAAAGCATGACAGGGCATAACTTTGATTTTGTTGATCAACAGTTGGTTTGGCCAGTTAGAGTTTCGTTTCCTGGATATCCACTCCACTGAATCCTTGGGCCACGAGGAACATTTCAAACCAATACCAATTTCTGAATCCTTTCCATATTTGGAGTAATTCAGCATGACGCATGGACCATGACGCAGTGGATACCCGGCGTGGAAAGAAGGTGGGGAATATTTATCCATTCCTACTATCATATTCATATAGTAATTAATGAAAGTCTCACTTGACAAATAAAGAACATTGTTTGATTGGATGCAGGCTTCTACACATGATCTAGTTTCATGTGCCATCTCATTCAGAGAAAGCTTATACGGATTCAGTAACATATATCCTGGTGGACACTTGTCTGTGTTCATGATGATCACATTTCCCGCCATGCTTTCATCACTGTCTACTGAGGTGACGATTTCTGTGTCTTTGACTTGTAACATTTGGTCTTCGTCACTTCCTGTCGATGCAGAAAGGTCAATCTTGCTTCCGGTTACAATTGTGTCTACGTTGTGGGCATTTCTAATTATGCATTCGTAAATAAATGCCCACTGTCTATAAATAGTCAGTTCCTCATTGGTCACATGATCAGAGGTAAGAATGGCAGAAATTGAGCTAGAGGATTCGGAACTGTCTTTTATGTTGTACTGATTGATAATTTCAGTCAATTAGTATCTCATTTACAGTGAAATAATTTGCAGTTCATGTGTGCAGAGAACGgttcatattttggtaaaaggaATTGTACTGCTTTTTAACGTATCTTACACACGTATATCATGCATTGCAGAAAGcacattttacaacaaaaacatatcaatgaAGGACTGACTTGCCTTTCTCTAGTAGTAAACTCGTTTTAAAAGTCTAAACAAGACCACTTGCTGAAATAACTGCAAAGAACATGAAATTGTTAACGTATCTTAAATTTAATCTTAGTGTCAACTAAACTCCTTTTTTAAGATGCTTTCTAGTTTACGctagaaaaaatatttatatatatacattatgcaTTTTGAGTTTCAAATCATCCTATGTAAGCCGTACTGGAATGATATTTTGGCATTGTATGCCACTACAAATGTTTGCGTATCTTACAGTGTGAATCTTTCTTAGAGAACAACTTCGTGCCTAGTATGTTGCTCAATATCTGTTTAAACTATTAGTTAGTCGATGTTTGATTATTGCAGTGGCTGTATCTATaaaatttatatgaaaaataGAAATTATGCAAATTGCTACATGTGTAAAACAAATCGTTTTAGTTCATTGTTTATTCTGTAAAAGAATCAAGTTAGATCATTATCAAACTCTGTATGCCAGAAGTCAAACATTATAAGTAGCGCATTGGTAGTCATATACCGGTATAATCAAGTAAGATCacaatgaattttaaataaatgtgatgtATATAAAAACCGTATGAAATCTAACAGTAGGAGCACTCTCGTTGTCAAGTTCTttctaattatattttttatcatctTAACTGTATACAGTGCCAAGAAAAGATCATGTACTAACAAAGTGACAGTTATTAGAtatgataaatttaaaaaaaagacagcGGTCTTCATTAATGGGATTATTATACGTTTATTAAAGTCTACATTCTCCATGAAACACAGATTGTGCAGTTTATTATAAACAAACTGCTTTAGGTCATTGCGCATTTCATGAAGGTATCAAGCTCATCTACTACTGTAACATGTCCAATTATTAACATTACCATGTCCCTGCAGGTCATTCACATTCAAATTATTTCCCTATCACTGTATTCTTTCTGATTATATCCAAGGTGTAGTTCAGATAGAAATGTAAGATACGTTAGCAAAATTGTAAGATACGTTaaatacaatatcaaaaacaCAAGGCCTAATACTCCGTCAAACTATATACATACTAACATTGTAATGTAATTTTGACCCTTGTAATATCAACCAAGCACACATTTACGGACAGAATAAAATTCATCTTATAAACATTGTGCCCTAAACATAACATAGAGCGTGTAATATACGTTAACTTTATGTAAAATACGTTAAGCCTGATTGTTACGTTTTATGCACTAAACAGCACATCTATTCATTAACAAGACATTTaatattaagtttaaagtatAATATCATGTAAAACACAAAACGAATTATTCTAAAACGGTAACTTATCCAAGCTTTAACGTATTTAATTTACCACGGGTCCAAAATCAAAATGTATATCAAATTATAATCAACCTGTCTACAAAACTATGGTAATTACCCAAGAACATGGTTTTGTCGAGTCTATCTCATGTTAGTTATCCTACTCGGTTACTCCTTTCTCCATAGATTCAACAAGATCAGGGCTAATCTATTTAACTTTGTAGGGGTCATTATCAAAGTGGTGTGAAGCGCTGATCACTGTTGAAAGTGATAACAAGAGGGGATTTATTGGCCATATCTAATTACAAGATACTGGTGTAGAATGCTGAGACTTCAGAGGGTTTTAAACATtgctcacacactaaatgaataatttgattgtagaaaaatacaggagcatgcattttaataggtatcaaagagttaattaatattaaataactaaagcacattttaataaagagcatcgtgcttgtatttgaatgatggattaaaataaaataaaaaacagatcaaaacttgtacatagtttattattgaatttacaacatgttaattaaactatgttatgTAAAGTATATGAATATGCGAAtagtatgtaatgatctcagagcataattataattatgttatataaaattataatgcagatattttttattacacataattatcaaattattcagaagtaagcaattgaatattccttattttttcaatgtacatctattaatgttcatataaacaagttgaaatagcattaatagtatgccacataaactctatagaattcttgtcaatttataataatagaatgataagctgccgtatacatttatatttagtactgtcatgattgtaacccaaacttttcttgcaaggacatttcatggaaaaaaaacattaatttatacacCAAATACCAAATTCACATTTGTAATTCACAtaataaatgttcacataatatacataacgGGTAACCATGTTACTAATcagtaagttaaaaaaacaatttttttaataaacaactttacaggactatcagcatgagtatccagcatgatatttgctagtggagtgttgaacttaaattatataattaaatgaattaattagatgtagtATCCTGTGgttgataattattaaataccaaaatgtcCCAACTTAAAGTCTTATCAACATGAATTTTGCATTGATCTACTTCAAACATATTATCCATCTGTGCACTGgttcatcaaacatcatgtttctttctgaaaaacaagaagaatactttattgtttgaaattcttctctgtaaaataacagcatgcttgtatttgtgtacacttattttttaatatgtaaccacTTACACAAATTGTACATCTATTCAGATTCAAGACATAAATTCCAACACTATGTAGGCTAGATACATAAAGTCAGTCGATAGGTTTCGCCGTTATACGGTACCTGATcatttagattttaataatgattaatactaaCGATAACTAACATTATGTATAAACTTATCGATATCATGTGTTCGAACCCTTACAACTTCctacacaatcaaaataaaacattatgtatatcagaattaaagtaaaatgttaTTATGCAGCATAAGGCTtcaaaatttgaaagcaacattTTTGCTATTGTAGGCATATATGACGGTATCTCCTTCTCtcataaatgcatttcaaagaaacatattttcctccagctttcttcagtaaactcatttttgtaaaatgaatttaatgttgtaaTGCCACATTCCTCAATTTTAAGTTCCGACAAAAGAACTTTAGATAGAAAATCAGCATTAACTAAATGTTTGTATATCTCTTATGTAGATGTAATGGGGGTTTCCTCTGACTCTTTAACTAATATCCCCTTAATTTCTTCGTAACCTGTCTACACACTTCATGTGTGTCGCGATATGACATACAGTATTGCACTATATGCTCTCCAGTTTAAATAAAGGTTTTCCTTCAACACTTTTTACACTGTGATCTGTTCCTTTTAACCAACTGGAAATGTTGCCACTTTTAATTGCTGGTTCATCTccacacttattgttttttagaaatgctttgaactcatcaaagataataTATTCTGAATCAGTTTCGTCAAAAACTATTCTAAGTTACCTCAGTGATGGAATatgaaaagtcattttggttctcaatctgaaagagtaaagaaaactatcttttaaaatcataataacttctataagttttaatttcaatcatttcatattacattttcggtgcttgttacatgtcaaatgtaaaatctaacaaaggtgaacataaaattattttactaacaaatttcaagcttacctgttttataaatataaaatatcaaaataaatgttgtattggctATGAATATTTGGCACAACTGATAATTACACTGGTCGATAACTCTCTGAAACATGTTGCAGCATATTCAGATTTGGCCAGATATAACACCTGGGTTCATTTATTATCGCCAAGCAGGCTGTTGTCAGCCTGACAGGGgagtgtgctttatgaccacagaacagttaacactaattagttctgctgataagccgatggctaaaatctagccgtcctgggagtaactGAGTAGGACTGTATGCACGTGTGTGGTTTAAAGAATCTAAATATAGGATTTTGACAAATAGGAAAGTGATTACATGAAAGCATATTAACGTTTCTTACCATAACGTATCTTACCAaattttttagtttttattacCATCATAATGTTTGTTGTTCAAATTACAACATTTGTGCTATATCGTGTCATTATAGAGCAGGCGATTAAGGAATCTTAACCTGGAATATCATAGCTGTGTTAATTTGGATTATTCAGTCGATAGTGTTAAAGTATCTTACACAAAATGTACGCAACAATTAACAATTCGAATTTCGTCCATTTGTGGTGTTTTAATTCTCAAACAATGAGTCGTATTACTATAATAAACATACCATGTGACCACTGTCAATGTCATATACATATAATTCACactatatttacataatttatgccaAATATGTGTTACCAAAATTTGTTAACGTATCTTACCGCAGTTTACGGGACACTCATTAAATACGTTATGTGAAAATTATGAGCATGCTTTCAGTGTCAATTGCATATTTTAATGTATTCCAGTTATGTTTCCTTCAAGGCTCTATacaggtgaagatccgtaattatttacggatctttaaatattttttccgtattttatatataaaggtttatggaacgccttgactgtcttataataccaaaaacttgtgatattacgtcaatctgactctgcatgaatgcctgtaaccattatatatatgcataatcacaatatataaatacataatttgaatatatacatataaagcattaatatatatagataaaatgtaaaaatatacagatacaaatgtattatacacagataatcttccattatataaaggcatttcttctttatatgaaggcaaaatatctttatatgaatgtctgtaaccattatatatatgcataattataatatataaatacataatttgaatatatacagataaagcattaatatataaagatataattttcttatatatagacaacatgtaaaaatatacagatacaaatgtattatacacagataatcttccattatataaaggtattacttctttatatgaaggcaaaagatctttatatgaacataaatcgttatgcaataattataaaagatccttatatatacataaaacattgaGAGATACagataaaattgtattatatatatgtattatacctCGATACATAGATATTATGTATTGATATgaagatatatgtattttaattttcttatatGAAGTTTAGACATTAATATACGAAGCTATTCGTTATTTATGTATTGGTCACTCATCATTATATAAAGTGCTTTCCTcattataatactactactaaagAGTGAATTTTACAAGCCAAATATTTTGCACGCACCGGAAAATTGCGCGGTAATCTACAGTCTACGTCTACAACAGGTTAATGTTATGTGCAGACTTGCAAATACTATCGTATAGAGCAGACTGTCGGTGAGTGTATATCCCAGTGTGTATGCGTCATCAGAAATTGAGTATTTTCAGTTTGTATGCAGGTGTATTCTCCGGAACAGATCTCTAGATGCCGATTACAACTATTAAttgtatgaattttatttaataaaaatttaataaacattatttgtctGTTTATTGAAGAATGTTTATGTAATAAACTTTATGTAACTACATCCGTACAATCTTCACATGTTTCAATATGTTGTAAAATTGCGATTGAGAACCAATGGAGCCCTAAAAATCTGCACGTATGGTAATACGGTCTCTATTTCATTAAATGCGATATGAACACCTAATCATCTACGTATGATATGTGGTAAATTTCGACGGAAAACTAATGCAGCACTATCAATCTGTATGTGTTGAAATGCAAACATATGTTTTCTGTATTGAGATCCGGCGATTCGTACAACTGGGATGCTTTAGGCTCAAGCGTCCGAGAATCACCCTTTTTGAATGTCGACTACGCAAATGCAGGTATGTTTAAGGTTatgttaaataacatattttttttcaccaATATATAAGCCTTGATCCAGTATTGCTGTTCACAGAAGctaacaatttaaaattgtaaaaaatcacaCAATTTTCTTTGCACAAGCATGAATATGTCTATTTCAATGTTTGTCTTTGAATTGAAACAAATACCATTTGAAAGATATTATATAACAACGTCGGTATCGCAAAAcgaaaattgtattttgtaatttttttcatACTTGGAACTTGTCAGCCAATGACTTTTATTTGACAAATTTAATCACCTGACTgattaatatacaatatacatgtaatgtccTATAACTCGAAAATGAGTTTGTGAAAGGAAACTGAAATTTTTAATTCCCCTGGTATTGTATCATCTGATATAATGTAATAATCTAATATCATCTGAACTACTTTTCCTTTTTCGactacatgtatcaattttaaaCTGACATATCTTTCCCTCTGTAATATTTTCCACGTGTCATCTGCGATTAAAACGACCAAAACGTAAAACTATCAACCGAATTATTTCCACCATTTTAACGCGGATGCTTTTATCACCATTTTAATGTAACATTTTAACGGTTGGTATCATGTTTgacattaatttatatttcagtTGACACGGAATGTTATACGAACAAAACTGATAAGCCGGCATTAGTATCCTTGTATGGGACGAATGATGCAAGCTCTTCAGAAGCCCCCTCACAGACTGCTGTACACCAGAAAGGTATACTAGCTAACtatcggtctgtccgtcggtcttATTTGTATTAACAACTATAATATTTTAtagttattatttacaaatttaaaattatTGCGCATTGTTGATTCACACTTGTTCAAAGTTAAATTTGCTCGATAACAGTGGCGGAAAATAACGCTTAAACCAAGTAACACCTGGAAatgaaaaacactttttaaataataaaatatacacccTAGATTGAACGCTGTATATATCGTTGGTTTGATATATATCCTGTTTTCTTTGGTAAATAAGCAAAACCGTTCTAGTCTCTTTGAACTTCTGCATAATAAGTGGATGcagataatatttaatatattgcaGAAGTATCGACAATTTCCCTTCAAAAGTCACTGCGGGAAAAATTGGACGTTCTTAAAGAAAAGAGCTACATTATTCAAGAACGTAACGTCCTAGAAGATGTCATCAATGACTTAGATAAAGTCATAAGTGCTATTCCAAAATCAAGCACCTTGACCGAAAGACCAGTGCTTAAAAGGACTTTAAGTCTGAAATTGCGTCGCAAACCCACAAAGAATAGGAAGATATATAAAGGTATGTAGTACGCTTGATATTTCTCTTTGTGGATTGTGTTTAACGGTCGATTGATATTTAGTGAAggaaaatggaaaaataaattgTGAATTTTTATATATCGTTTATATTTGAGCATCAAGTATTGTTACGAATAATGTAATGATTTCTATTCTCAGAGGTGCCCATGCGCGAGGTACCCATATCCAAAGGTGATACCATTGTGCCACTTGATTCTGTCGTCGATATTTATGGTTGGTTTGTCTTCTCATTATAAGAGTACAAGCTAAAATTGGCGTACAAAAAGACAGTCAATCGATTTACGCGCAGTGTTTTGCTTTCATAACACAATGTCTATATATGCAACtgttataacattttataataacaaactaaataatataatatattgtctTTATTTTAAAAGACATGCGAGTTCACGATGCTCCAATCGACACCGAACGGCGATCATTTACGCAACCAAAGTGCAGTGTTGATGCAGAaggtatattttttatcaaaaatgcAAAAGCACACTCTTTTTTAATATCATCGTAGTGCTATCGGCTGCGATCTTTAAAAACAAGCACGTGTgcttcattatttctaaatacgGGAACAATTCGCTCGCAGACAcgtaatatttatacatgtatatgttagttcattttattttatttagttaaaatcttaatttaatgctatttaattaaaatatatgaaaaatattatcGTAACATATGATGATAACTTGTTTTCTATTCGACTGTGCTGAAATCTACACTAAGAAACTAGTTCATATGTGTTGTACATAATTACAGTTGAAGCCATCCAATTGTTGTGGAATTTGCCAGGGGATTGTGACGTGCCCGTCGCGAAGGTGTGCGGTACACTTGTGACCGACACCGACATCCGGTCACTCGATGAAGCTGGCTGGCTAACAGACAATGTAAGATATAAACCATTGATTTACCaccaatattttatcattaagTCAGTTTTTTTCTGCTACAATTACGGTCGGATATATGCGATCTTAACGAGCTCGTTTTTTAAACCATGTCTAGTTGAACTCAGAACCAATATAATTGACTCGATGAAAAGTTTAATGAGTCCATATATTTGCGAatgttaacaaataacattaatacacttataaaatattgattttatatttatatctttCTTAATAATTCAAATTTATCTATGACGCATCTGTCTGGTCGACTATCAATGATAACGAAAAAACTAACAGTAGAATACAGTTTAGTACATGTGACTATTGAAGTATTTTACAAtgtcaatattataatatatatcatgttTTTCGTTTAAGGTCATTGACTCATACCTTAAGCTCCTCGTTTGTGAACTGGCCGCTCTGGGCGTAAAAGTCCTGCACTTGGTGAGCTCCACAATGCACACCATCCTACGAGGTGCCCAGACTGACAGAATAACATATGCGGTACAGTAACAACACTATTTTGTATAGTATTTACTTTGTAGAGCAGTGAGTGAAGGGACTTTATAAACATTGTAATGAAAGTAAAGTATGTGTATTAACAAAATACGGAATTGAATTATATCGTAGATAGTATAGTATTCATATGCAAGTGCTTTGTTTTAAATGACAGTACCAGTATATTGGGATATAATTGATTGTTTACCATGCAGTTTACGGTGCCTTAAAATAAAACTTCAAGAGTATTTTGGTAATCCGCCTttatgatattgtattgatgctaaaaaataaaaaaatgtaatgacGAGCAGCCGTACTTTTATTGAAAGTTTCCCCGTTATTTGCAACGAGTTCAATGACTTTAGTCGATTATATACGTAGATAGTTTATGTTACGGTGCTGTTCAATTTCAGTTGGAAGGCTATAAATTTGTCGTTGGTGCACACACTCGATGTTCACATTGGACGCTTGTggtaaaaagtgttgtttttgtaCTATTGCTCACGTTTTTTTTTATCCCTAAGATTTGGcgtgttgacctagttttttgacgcACGTTACTCAGATTTTGATGAGCCTTTACATCGTGTAGTTGAACATTCTGACAAAAATTAATCTACATTGGATTACAAATGTGACCTCTTAAGTGGCAACGCGCTAAACGTTCGACGCTCGACGACGGACGCCGGACCTAAGTTGATAAAAATAGCTCACATCAAGAACTTGCTCAGtccatccaatcaaaatatttgttctgttagTGGTAGATAATCGCTTAATCCACTCGTTATCgtagaaaataaacattttcaatcgTAACTGCGCCACTCgtaaaatattaattgttatgTTCACTCGTGAACTTAAAGTGATACTATACAACAAGCAACACATATcctttgcatatttatttatttactagtATTTGTATTGATGTCTCTGGGTATTTATTTATCAACCCACTAAGGAATTTCCTCCACCACTAAAATCTGGACTTCCATTTACTGTTCTTATAAATGTTAATCGGTGTATGAAATATTAAACATCAAATTTCGGGTTTTTAGGTTTGTTAAAgaaaaacgatattgtttataacataaataacgaGATATTATATTCGAATCACGTTTTTTTAAGGTTCTCGATCtggagaaaaaaataatttacttctaCAATCCGGTTGCGGATGCAGAACCGTCGGAGCTCGATTCTACCAGGCAGGCTATGTGGTGCGTATTTACTTTTACAAATTCAAGTCTAACAATATAGTGAACACTTGTTATTCAATGCGTGGCATataacacatacatacacaccCGCACACACTCACACACGACCACACACAACGCACACATAGACACATGTACATACACACACGCGGACGCACATtaacacacacgcgcacgcacgcacgcacacacttGTTTTGGCAAgtttatttctttgaaaattctTGTAAGAAATAAGATGGTAAAGCCACGAAGATAGAAGCGTGTTTGGTATGTTGAAGTAAATCCGATGTACTCTTAAAAGTCGTTTTAACTTGCTTTACGGAACTACGTGCTAGTAAAATATGAGCGCTATCTTTATTGTGTACATTTTTCTGTTGAGTCCTTATTCATAATTTAGGCAGTTGAATT containing:
- the LOC127840398 gene encoding uncharacterized protein LOC127840398, yielding IINQYNIKDSSESSSSISAILTSDHVTNEELTIYRQWAFIYECIIRNAHNVDTIVTGSKIDLSASTGSDEDQMLQVKDTEIVTSVDSDESMAGNVIIMNTDKCPPGYMLLNPYKLSLNEMAHETRSCVEACIQSNNVLYLSSETFINYYMNMIVGMDKYSPPSFHAGYPLRHGPCVMLNYSKYGKDSEIGIGLKCSSWPKDSVEWISRKRNSNWPNQLLINKIKVMPCHALPVGCMQSENCHLEWRFAFILPERELIWNFSDVQIQCYVIFKTLKREVLDKIVPDEINSFHLKTIVYWVSEEIPVCDPSNLTNSVNACLSFLITCIRKRHLSHYFLRSRNLFTGKLEEEMVRDRLISEIELIQENIIGFLINCEWWYKCGSKFLLSLRLFVQNAPNVDFLSACTAILETGNRKLRRNKYTHARCLSMEVTVGIMFLQTSVESLLKVAKEVDEMLKTLMGDFALKFVSIRIGMIFLVEAKKTADLEIRRKLISESKRCLEAGLQHDVLAANMYLLTYHYQTRNYSVIQKFMKDLFGRRAAIPYKGTPGLFICGKRSLLSPDMDETVTVEDMANENDLAFDVMFSCSDISCVPPALQYECALLGGRSNWCFCSVNPLVYGCYVQFQVAFNLRDTEQLSLSLRHLKSMVLYVENGEECSSGMPVELHRHYNIMGYCYSMIDDVPNAIKWLTKSLEVCPINGNAAAYHLYITLYKLFLSALRARENSFASRTTRANIPPTYLPANTTKLDLFEDYERNLAPDIRSLKLTAFKSVRELHECARRSRETPESNAERYHHFTFDFSESVSLPHHYNQMGPLNFLSLRIVHIKEFRLDSELRQLNFAWMKMRSEKMAATLNALMP